A part of Nitrospira sp. genomic DNA contains:
- a CDS encoding type II toxin-antitoxin system RelE/ParE family toxin, with product MAEYSITFARSARRELEVLDSSVIPRILSKIESLSLHPRPHGSRKLTGEKYLWRIRIGDYRVIYSILDKERRIDITAVRHRREAYD from the coding sequence GTGGCTGAGTATTCCATTACTTTTGCCCGTTCGGCACGCCGCGAATTGGAAGTTCTCGACTCATCTGTCATCCCCCGCATCCTCTCCAAGATCGAATCTCTTTCACTCCACCCCCGGCCACACGGTTCTCGGAAATTGACCGGTGAGAAATATCTATGGCGCATTCGTATCGGCGATTATCGAGTCATTTACTCCATACTCGACAAAGAACGACGCATTGACATTACCGCCGTGCGCCACAGACGGGAAGCCTACGACTAA
- a CDS encoding zinc-binding alcohol dehydrogenase family protein, whose amino-acid sequence MKVIGYTHAHSLDQFNLQPMELPDPTPSGRDLLVEVKAVGLNPIDYKIRSRRSGAIGQPVILGWDAAGIVRARGSEATRFNVGDEVFYSGDLNRAGSYATRQLVDERLVALKPNTLSFTEAAALPLTSLTAYEMLFEKMRLTGSEQRTILIIGGAGGVGSQAIQLLKLKTSMTVIATASRPESQQWVKSLGADHVVSHQTFVADIRALGIKFVDFIFSTTHSGEHWSKMADIIAPFGEVGIIDDGDGLDLSVFKSKSVSLHWELMFTKSSFDYRAASQGEILEEVRSLIESGKMRTTVNRVLNGLTVENLRAGHTMLEQHTNIGKVVVQL is encoded by the coding sequence ATGAAAGTCATTGGTTATACGCATGCTCATTCGCTCGATCAATTCAATCTGCAACCGATGGAGTTGCCTGATCCAACGCCCAGCGGTCGGGATTTATTAGTTGAGGTGAAGGCTGTTGGGTTGAATCCTATAGACTACAAGATTCGAAGCCGGCGATCCGGTGCCATTGGTCAGCCGGTCATCCTGGGTTGGGATGCCGCAGGTATTGTGCGGGCTCGTGGTTCGGAGGCGACACGGTTCAATGTCGGCGATGAAGTCTTCTACAGCGGAGATCTCAACCGGGCAGGGTCTTATGCCACGCGGCAACTGGTGGATGAACGGCTGGTGGCCTTGAAACCGAACACCCTCTCCTTTACGGAAGCGGCCGCGCTTCCGCTGACCAGCTTGACGGCCTATGAGATGCTCTTTGAAAAAATGCGCCTCACCGGGTCGGAGCAGCGGACAATCCTGATTATCGGTGGCGCCGGCGGCGTTGGGTCGCAAGCGATCCAGTTGCTCAAGTTGAAAACCTCCATGACGGTGATTGCCACGGCTTCACGACCGGAGAGTCAGCAGTGGGTCAAAAGTCTTGGCGCTGATCACGTGGTCTCTCATCAGACGTTTGTGGCTGATATAAGGGCACTGGGGATAAAATTTGTGGACTTCATCTTTAGCACGACCCATTCAGGTGAGCATTGGTCGAAGATGGCCGACATCATCGCCCCATTTGGCGAAGTGGGGATCATCGATGATGGAGATGGACTGGACCTCTCAGTGTTCAAGTCGAAATCGGTGAGCCTGCATTGGGAACTCATGTTCACGAAGTCGAGTTTCGACTATCGTGCGGCCTCTCAGGGGGAAATCCTCGAGGAGGTGAGGAGCTTGATTGAATCCGGCAAGATGCGCACGACCGTCAACCGCGTGTTGAACGGACTGACGGTCGAGAATCTCCGCGCCGGCCATACGATGCTGGAACAACATACCAACATAGGGAAAGTCGTCGTGCAGCTGTGA
- a CDS encoding HupE/UreJ family protein: MRVIIVIAWLLLSLPAYPAWAHKPSDSYLSLSVQNNHIEGQWDIALRDLADAIGLDSDGNGQLTWGEVRSKHDEIRVYALSHLALSADQQACTTQVLEQLVDHHTDGAYSVLRFRSDCGGPIERLAVGYRLLFDIDAQHKGLLRLTQSGQTSTAIFSRELPTQEFSITERSRWTESLQFIHEGTWHIWMGFDHVLFLLALLLPSVLIRVEGRWQAAGDFASVCWNVVSIVTAFTMAHSLTLSLATLDIIQLPSRLVESTIAASVVLAGLGNLYPTMMSHRWMIAFGFGLIHGFGFAAVLTDLGLPHDSLLLSLVSFNIGVEIGQLAIVAAFLPLAYLIRRSWSYPRLVLTGGSLAVIVIALVWFTERAFDLQLFPL; the protein is encoded by the coding sequence ATGCGCGTCATTATTGTCATAGCGTGGCTGCTTCTGAGTCTTCCAGCTTATCCTGCTTGGGCCCATAAACCCAGCGACAGCTACCTCTCACTGTCTGTTCAGAACAATCACATTGAAGGGCAATGGGACATCGCCTTACGCGATCTTGCCGATGCAATCGGATTGGACAGTGATGGAAACGGTCAACTCACCTGGGGAGAGGTTCGCAGCAAGCATGACGAGATCAGGGTCTATGCACTGTCACATCTTGCCTTATCGGCTGATCAGCAGGCCTGTACGACTCAGGTACTGGAGCAACTCGTCGATCATCACACAGATGGGGCGTACTCAGTCCTGCGTTTCCGTTCAGATTGTGGTGGACCGATTGAACGGCTCGCAGTGGGCTACCGTCTTCTATTCGATATCGATGCACAACATAAGGGGCTCTTGCGTCTGACCCAAAGCGGGCAGACCAGCACCGCCATTTTCAGTCGCGAACTGCCGACTCAGGAATTCTCGATCACCGAGCGGTCACGCTGGACCGAGAGCCTACAATTTATTCACGAGGGGACTTGGCACATCTGGATGGGGTTCGACCATGTCCTGTTCTTACTTGCCCTCTTGCTTCCCTCAGTCTTGATTCGAGTGGAAGGTCGCTGGCAGGCGGCGGGTGATTTTGCATCGGTCTGCTGGAACGTCGTCAGCATCGTCACGGCTTTTACCATGGCCCATTCTTTGACATTGAGCCTGGCCACCCTGGATATCATCCAGCTCCCATCTCGATTAGTGGAATCGACCATTGCTGCGTCAGTCGTACTCGCGGGGCTTGGCAATTTATATCCCACAATGATGAGTCATCGTTGGATGATTGCCTTTGGGTTTGGCCTCATCCATGGGTTCGGATTTGCCGCAGTACTGACGGATCTTGGGTTGCCTCACGACTCATTATTGCTGAGTCTCGTCAGCTTCAACATCGGGGTGGAAATCGGCCAACTCGCCATCGTTGCCGCGTTCTTACCATTGGCCTACCTGATCCGTCGTTCCTGGTCCTACCCAAGGTTGGTCCTTACTGGCGGCTCACTGGCGGTGATTGTCATTGCGCTCGTCTGGTTCACCGAACGGGCCTTTGATCTTCAGTTGTTTCCGCTGTAG
- a CDS encoding DUF4331 domain-containing protein, with protein sequence MFARIRPLMLTLLAALTASPVLAASHREAPLIANDPAADITDFYFFRSWQDPDKAILVMNVIPSQEPGSGPNYFNFADDVLYEIHIDNNKNNIAANIVYQIRFKTEIRQPGNVFPLSYVALPPITALTGNGSEGLLLRQSYTVTEVRSGQQPRNLGTGVMYAVPSNVGPRTIPNYQDLAEKGIYPLKNGGRIFAGQRDETFYIDLGGTFDTLNLHISPILSNADDANDAIIVGAPGAGTADTFSGFNVNTIALEIPISELLGPNGNKLLGAYASTSRPKVSVIKKNGGRDNSARFVQVARMGNPLVNELIIATNMKDKWNATDAEDENEFVSFYCNSALATALNVVFGTGFPTANREDLVNALLRYAPGPAVCGSGRTNEALADLLRVDLDTPATPAAGQKRLGPLAHDASGNATPDRAGWPNGRRPNDDVTDVALRVVAGILTNPAVPNLGDGVNFNVGSVGNNKTANGIATVFPFLPTPFDGRDRRHIDPGEPQ encoded by the coding sequence ATGTTCGCTCGCATTCGACCACTCATGTTGACGCTACTGGCGGCGCTCACCGCGTCGCCGGTTTTGGCTGCCAGCCATCGCGAGGCTCCGTTGATCGCCAATGACCCAGCGGCCGATATCACAGACTTTTATTTCTTCCGGAGCTGGCAGGATCCTGACAAGGCAATCCTGGTCATGAACGTGATTCCCAGTCAGGAGCCGGGGTCAGGCCCCAACTACTTCAACTTTGCTGATGATGTGCTGTATGAAATCCACATCGACAACAATAAGAACAATATCGCCGCAAATATTGTCTACCAGATCAGATTTAAAACGGAGATCCGCCAACCCGGCAATGTCTTTCCCTTGTCCTATGTTGCACTGCCCCCGATTACCGCTCTTACCGGGAACGGATCGGAAGGGCTGCTGTTGCGCCAAAGCTATACCGTCACAGAAGTCCGCTCTGGGCAGCAACCGAGGAACCTTGGGACCGGTGTCATGTATGCCGTCCCATCAAATGTCGGCCCTCGCACGATACCAAACTACCAAGACCTCGCAGAGAAGGGTATCTACCCCCTGAAAAACGGAGGGAGGATCTTCGCCGGGCAACGGGATGAGACATTCTACATCGATCTTGGAGGCACGTTCGACACATTGAACCTCCACATCTCGCCGATCCTGTCTAATGCCGATGATGCCAACGACGCGATCATCGTCGGAGCGCCGGGTGCCGGCACCGCCGATACATTCAGCGGCTTCAATGTGAACACGATTGCGCTGGAAATTCCTATCAGCGAGCTTCTCGGCCCAAACGGCAATAAGCTGCTTGGCGCCTATGCCAGCACAAGCCGGCCCAAAGTCAGCGTCATCAAGAAAAACGGCGGTCGTGACAACAGTGCGCGCTTTGTCCAAGTTGCGCGCATGGGTAATCCACTCGTCAACGAGTTGATCATTGCGACGAACATGAAGGACAAGTGGAATGCCACGGATGCGGAAGACGAGAACGAGTTCGTCTCGTTCTACTGTAACTCCGCGCTGGCCACGGCGCTCAATGTCGTATTCGGCACCGGCTTCCCGACCGCGAATCGGGAAGATCTCGTGAACGCCTTGCTTCGCTATGCACCCGGTCCGGCGGTCTGCGGCTCCGGCAGAACCAATGAAGCGCTGGCCGATCTCCTGCGTGTCGATCTGGATACCCCCGCAACTCCGGCTGCAGGTCAAAAGCGACTTGGCCCCCTGGCACATGATGCATCAGGCAACGCCACACCCGACAGAGCTGGCTGGCCGAACGGACGTCGTCCAAACGACGATGTCACGGATGTGGCCCTGCGCGTCGTGGCCGGAATTCTGACCAACCCCGCCGTGCCGAACCTTGGAGACGGCGTGAATTTCAATGTCGGATCAGTTGGCAACAACAAGACGGCCAACGGCATTGCAACGGTGTTTCCTTTCCTTCCGACACCGTTTGATGGGCGCGACCGTCGACACATCGATCCAGGAGAGCCACAGTAG
- a CDS encoding DNA-3-methyladenine glycosylase encodes MTISKTLPRTFFNRPTLAVARSLIGKYVVRENGKGTVTGRIIEVEAYVGSQDKACHASKGRTARTEVLFGPPGISYVYLIYGMYHMLNVVTERAEFPAAVLIRAIEVDGGLIDGPGKLCRELEIDRSLHRLDLTHGSQLWFEDRGERVSRTQVGTFPRIGVDYAGAWAKKPWRFRLLESGA; translated from the coding sequence ATGACGATATCGAAGACTCTCCCGCGAACGTTTTTCAACCGTCCTACGCTGGCCGTGGCTCGGTCGCTGATCGGCAAGTACGTGGTGCGTGAGAACGGAAAGGGGACCGTTACTGGGAGAATCATTGAAGTGGAGGCCTATGTCGGCTCGCAGGACAAGGCCTGTCATGCGTCAAAAGGGAGGACGGCAAGGACGGAGGTGCTGTTCGGCCCTCCAGGGATATCCTATGTGTACCTGATCTACGGCATGTACCACATGCTGAACGTGGTCACGGAGCGGGCTGAATTTCCAGCTGCTGTGTTGATCCGGGCGATTGAGGTCGACGGCGGATTGATCGATGGTCCTGGGAAGCTCTGCCGTGAGCTAGAGATTGATCGGTCGTTGCATCGACTCGACCTGACGCATGGCAGCCAACTTTGGTTCGAGGATCGAGGTGAACGGGTTTCGCGTACACAGGTCGGAACGTTCCCTAGAATCGGTGTCGACTATGCAGGGGCCTGGGCAAAAAAGCCGTGGCGGTTTAGATTGCTTGAGAGCGGGGCATAG
- the nikR gene encoding nickel-responsive transcriptional regulator NikR: MDELVRFGVSLDQRLLAEFDRHIRRKHYTNRSEALRDLIRNNLVGDEWDDDKETVGTITFVYDHHVRDLTSKLTDIQHDYHGQILSGMHVHLDHNHCLEVLVVKGKGTEIKKVADALVSVKGVKHGKLTMTTTGKSLR; this comes from the coding sequence ATGGACGAGTTGGTCCGGTTTGGCGTGTCATTGGATCAGCGTCTCTTGGCGGAGTTCGACCGTCATATCAGGCGGAAGCATTACACGAATCGTTCGGAGGCACTCCGTGATCTGATTCGTAATAATTTGGTCGGAGATGAGTGGGATGACGATAAGGAGACGGTCGGCACCATTACGTTTGTGTACGACCATCATGTGCGAGACCTCACGAGCAAGTTGACCGATATTCAGCATGATTATCACGGGCAGATTCTTTCAGGGATGCATGTGCATCTCGATCACAATCATTGCCTTGAAGTGCTGGTGGTGAAAGGCAAGGGGACGGAGATCAAGAAAGTGGCGGACGCATTGGTGTCGGTCAAGGGTGTGAAGCACGGGAAGTTGACGATGACCACGACGGGAAAATCTCTTCGCTAA
- a CDS encoding Do family serine endopeptidase codes for MIGWPRQFERLRTRSCTRGVFVNSSRLMVQMVVWGVLSSLLVPGLGLAGSQQVPATNGQDLQSQVKGTATKVIPAVVSIASTVMVRDQAFSDEALPFGLFKEPPSRRQYGQGSGVIVSPDGYIITNNHVVADAVDVEVILADRRQYKGKVVATDPKTDVAVVKIQASNLPIATWGDSSHLAVGDFVLAIGNPLGLSRTVTFGIVSAVGRADVGVADFEDFIQTDAPINPGNSGGALVNIQGELIGINTAIASPTGGSVGVGFAIPSNMARAAMQSLIKTGRVVRGFLGASTQDVSPPLGKILRLPDVKGAIVTDVQSKGSAERAGLKRGDVVVRFDGRDVMDSGQLRNLVAQSSIGSKHRLDLIREGKLYQADLVIQEAPRERTKKTQAASTASTAHPLSGVVFDDVTAPLARQMDLPVNNGVVVTDIEEGSLAEASGLQPGDVVLELNRQHVNSFSILQRLADPLKPTDLALLLVNRQGNIMYIPIQGE; via the coding sequence ATGATAGGCTGGCCACGGCAATTTGAAAGGTTGAGAACCCGCTCATGCACAAGAGGCGTATTTGTGAACAGTAGCAGGCTCATGGTGCAGATGGTCGTGTGGGGAGTTCTGAGCAGCCTGTTAGTTCCCGGTTTGGGCTTGGCTGGCAGCCAACAGGTTCCTGCCACGAACGGTCAGGATTTACAGAGCCAAGTTAAGGGGACGGCCACTAAAGTCATTCCGGCTGTGGTGAGCATCGCGTCAACCGTGATGGTGCGCGACCAGGCGTTCAGCGACGAAGCCTTGCCGTTCGGGCTGTTCAAAGAACCTCCGTCGCGTCGCCAATATGGGCAGGGGTCTGGGGTGATTGTCTCGCCGGACGGCTACATCATCACGAATAACCACGTGGTCGCCGATGCCGTCGATGTGGAAGTGATCCTGGCGGATCGCCGCCAATACAAAGGCAAGGTCGTTGCCACTGATCCAAAGACCGACGTGGCGGTGGTGAAGATCCAGGCATCGAATCTACCGATTGCTACCTGGGGAGATTCGAGCCATCTGGCCGTCGGCGACTTTGTGCTCGCCATTGGGAACCCGCTGGGCTTAAGCCGTACCGTCACGTTCGGCATCGTAAGCGCGGTCGGTCGCGCGGATGTCGGCGTGGCGGACTTCGAAGACTTCATCCAGACAGACGCGCCGATCAACCCTGGAAATTCAGGCGGAGCGCTCGTGAACATCCAGGGCGAGCTGATCGGGATCAACACAGCAATTGCGAGTCCCACCGGCGGAAGCGTGGGGGTCGGGTTTGCAATTCCCAGCAACATGGCTCGTGCGGCTATGCAGAGCCTCATTAAGACAGGTCGCGTGGTTCGAGGATTTCTGGGAGCTTCGACGCAAGATGTCAGCCCTCCGCTGGGGAAAATTTTGCGCCTACCGGATGTCAAAGGCGCGATCGTGACGGACGTGCAATCCAAGGGGTCGGCCGAACGAGCCGGCCTAAAGCGAGGCGACGTTGTGGTGCGCTTCGATGGGCGCGATGTTATGGACAGCGGCCAGCTGCGGAATTTAGTGGCGCAATCCTCGATCGGCAGCAAACATCGCCTGGACCTCATCCGGGAGGGGAAGCTGTATCAGGCCGATCTGGTCATTCAGGAAGCGCCGCGTGAGCGAACGAAGAAGACTCAGGCCGCCTCTACCGCGTCCACCGCCCATCCATTATCAGGCGTGGTCTTCGATGACGTGACAGCTCCCTTGGCCCGGCAGATGGATTTACCGGTGAATAATGGCGTCGTCGTGACGGATATTGAAGAAGGGAGCCTCGCTGAAGCCTCCGGCTTGCAACCAGGCGACGTCGTGCTGGAACTGAACCGACAACATGTGAACAGTTTTTCGATCCTGCAACGCCTCGCCGATCCGCTCAAACCCACCGACCTCGCCCTCTTGCTCGTGAACCGCCAGGGCAACATCATGTACATCCCTATTCAGGGGGAGTAG
- a CDS encoding sigma-70 family RNA polymerase sigma factor — MSLETSRLIQEQEWGQLITQTAQGDQAALATLYDRTSPQVFGLILKILNNREAAEEVTLDVYTQVWRQANTYDRTRGTPGAWLMMLARTRAIDRFRAGAAEYGRVESLDAAQLFASDADTPEQEVEGQERRKFVRQALAVLTTEQRQAIALAYFYGLSQSEIAEQLQLPLGTVKTRIRLGMIKLREALAPYETGLVS; from the coding sequence ATGTCTCTAGAAACGAGCAGGCTGATTCAGGAACAGGAGTGGGGCCAACTGATTACCCAAACGGCCCAGGGCGATCAGGCCGCGCTTGCGACGTTGTACGACCGCACGAGCCCACAGGTCTTTGGGCTCATCCTTAAAATTCTCAACAATCGTGAAGCAGCCGAAGAAGTCACGTTGGACGTCTACACTCAGGTGTGGCGTCAGGCCAATACCTATGACCGAACTAGGGGGACGCCTGGCGCCTGGTTGATGATGCTGGCTAGAACAAGAGCGATCGATCGGTTTCGTGCGGGAGCCGCTGAGTATGGACGGGTTGAATCGTTAGATGCCGCTCAGTTGTTTGCCAGTGACGCAGACACGCCAGAACAAGAGGTGGAAGGACAAGAGCGTCGGAAATTCGTGCGGCAGGCATTGGCAGTCCTGACCACGGAGCAGCGGCAAGCTATTGCACTGGCCTATTTCTATGGGTTGAGTCAAAGCGAAATCGCCGAGCAACTGCAGCTGCCCTTGGGCACCGTCAAGACGAGAATCCGGCTGGGCATGATCAAATTGCGCGAAGCGCTCGCGCCCTATGAGACAGGTCTCGTATCGTGA
- a CDS encoding TonB-dependent receptor encodes MKPLLSKRWLFVTLWVCLVSALYWGDSASAHDPDEPELEVPEVAVLGEKPVAASSQQFIPDKEILLQPQGRPAQILRLIPGFVAVEHSGGAGKADQYFLRGFDADHGTDVGFFLDGMPINLRTHAHGQGYTDLNFIIPETIEGVDVHKGSYLPEYGDFATAGAVNFRTRNMVKEGVIQGTGGEYSTQRYLLMFSPTKDRVRTLFAAEGFYTNGPYLNDNQYYRTNLLGKVTTNLTGRDEVSFKATFLHSKWDGSGEIPFRAVSAGLLDRFGSINPYEGGNTLRTTGNLNYHYDTTTGGQLFANAYGQYYRLDLFTDFTFFLNDPVNGDGFAQFDRRAIYGGDLGFKQRIELLGLPIVGTVGFQTRVDDVHTKLGTQTLRTPTGITIDSDARSISYSPFVKAEVQPFSWLRLSGGVRGEFFTFDVSNRCTTCAEQPDGRKGSGIVLPKMSMILGPWARTEFFVNYGEGFHSNDARSAVAIGASPLARARSYEVGVRSRPWGPEGLELIATVWRLDLKSELVLVGDEGTTEIRGATRRQGVEVAARGKVWGPLYINGSFTWTHAEFRNGDAIPLAPEYTAYGAAILQWPEGLTSQLQATYLGVRPLIEDRSITSPSWITFDLSERYRVPVKLPHGRLEAFLFVQNLFNTKWEQAIFAFESRLRNEATGVNDIHFVPGNPRTVMAGVAWYF; translated from the coding sequence ATGAAACCTCTATTGAGCAAGCGATGGTTGTTCGTGACCTTGTGGGTGTGCCTGGTGTCAGCCCTCTATTGGGGAGACAGTGCATCTGCGCATGATCCCGACGAGCCTGAGCTGGAAGTGCCGGAAGTCGCTGTGCTTGGTGAAAAACCGGTGGCGGCGTCCTCTCAACAATTCATCCCCGACAAAGAGATTCTCTTGCAACCTCAAGGCCGCCCTGCGCAGATCCTTCGGCTGATCCCCGGCTTTGTGGCCGTGGAACATTCCGGTGGCGCGGGGAAGGCCGATCAATATTTCCTTCGCGGCTTCGATGCAGATCATGGGACTGACGTGGGCTTCTTCCTCGATGGGATGCCGATCAATCTGCGAACCCATGCGCATGGACAAGGCTACACGGACCTCAATTTCATTATCCCAGAGACGATCGAGGGGGTCGATGTGCACAAGGGCTCTTACTTACCGGAGTACGGAGATTTTGCGACAGCGGGAGCCGTGAATTTTCGGACACGCAACATGGTGAAAGAAGGAGTCATTCAGGGAACGGGTGGGGAATATAGCACGCAGCGGTACCTGCTCATGTTCTCTCCGACGAAGGACCGCGTGCGTACCTTATTTGCGGCGGAGGGATTCTATACGAACGGTCCGTACCTCAACGATAATCAATATTATCGGACCAATCTATTGGGCAAAGTTACGACGAATCTGACCGGAAGAGACGAGGTGAGTTTCAAGGCCACCTTCCTCCATTCCAAGTGGGATGGTTCCGGTGAAATTCCATTTCGTGCCGTGAGTGCCGGTCTTCTGGACCGGTTCGGTTCCATCAATCCGTATGAGGGAGGCAACACACTCCGAACGACGGGGAACTTGAACTATCACTATGACACCACCACAGGTGGTCAGTTGTTTGCCAACGCGTACGGCCAATACTATCGACTCGATCTGTTCACGGATTTTACATTCTTCCTCAATGATCCGGTCAATGGTGATGGTTTTGCCCAGTTCGATCGCCGGGCTATCTATGGTGGCGACCTTGGCTTCAAGCAGCGGATCGAACTACTGGGCCTGCCGATCGTTGGGACGGTGGGGTTTCAGACAAGAGTCGACGATGTTCATACAAAGTTGGGGACTCAGACTCTGCGGACTCCGACCGGGATCACGATAGACAGTGATGCCCGTAGCATATCCTATTCCCCTTTCGTCAAGGCCGAAGTCCAGCCGTTTTCCTGGCTGAGGCTTTCTGGAGGGGTGCGAGGGGAGTTTTTCACATTTGATGTGAGCAACCGTTGTACGACATGTGCTGAGCAACCAGACGGTCGAAAAGGGTCCGGCATTGTCCTTCCGAAGATGAGCATGATTTTGGGGCCTTGGGCCAGGACTGAGTTCTTCGTCAACTACGGCGAAGGGTTCCACAGCAATGACGCCCGATCAGCGGTGGCCATCGGAGCCTCTCCGCTAGCGAGGGCGAGAAGCTACGAGGTCGGGGTTCGCTCAAGACCATGGGGCCCGGAGGGGCTTGAGTTGATCGCAACAGTATGGCGACTGGATCTCAAGTCGGAACTTGTCCTGGTCGGTGACGAAGGGACGACGGAGATACGCGGAGCCACTAGGCGTCAGGGCGTAGAGGTGGCTGCCCGAGGCAAGGTGTGGGGCCCGCTCTATATCAACGGCAGTTTTACCTGGACTCATGCGGAATTCCGCAATGGAGACGCGATTCCATTGGCGCCTGAGTATACCGCCTACGGAGCAGCCATCCTACAATGGCCGGAAGGGCTCACGTCTCAACTGCAAGCCACGTATCTTGGTGTTCGGCCGCTCATCGAGGATCGGAGCATCACGTCGCCCTCGTGGATCACATTCGATCTCTCGGAGCGGTACCGTGTGCCGGTCAAGTTGCCGCATGGACGGTTGGAAGCATTTCTGTTCGTCCAAAATCTGTTCAATACCAAGTGGGAGCAGGCGATCTTTGCGTTCGAATCGCGGCTCCGCAATGAGGCGACTGGAGTGAACGATATTCACTTCGTGCCGGGCAATCCGCGGACGGTGATGGCAGGAGTCGCGTGGTACTTTTGA